The nucleotide sequence TGGAGGAAGGCGTCGCCTTCAAGGGCAAGAAAGCCGCCATCGACCTGAAGGTGGTGTTCAAGACCTGGGCCGGGCTGCCGCGCTACTGGCTGGTGCTGTTGCGTTCGGCGGCGATCGGCTGCTGGCTGGGCGTGACGCCGGGCGGCGCCATCGCGGCGTCTTTCATGGGCTATGGCGTCGCGAAGAAATTCGCCAAGGACCCGGACTCCTTCGGCAAGGGCAATGTGGAAGGCGTGCTGGCGCCCGAAACGGCGGCGCACGCGGCGGGCACCAGCGCGCTGCTGCCCATGCTGGCCCTGGGCATTCCAGGTTCCGCGACCGCCGCGGTCCTGCTGGGCGGACTGATGATCTGGGGCCTGCAGCCCGGCCCGCTGCTGTTCGCGGAACAAAAGGAATTCGTGTGGGGCCTGATCGCCAGTATGTACCTGGGCAACTTGGCGGGACTGTTCGTGGTGCTGTGCACCGTGCCGCTGTTCGCCGCCATCCTGCGCATCCCGTTTTCCATCGTCGCGCCGATGATCCTGGTGGTATGCGCCATCGGCGCCTACACCGTGCATAACGCGGGCTTCGATATCTGGCTGATGCTGGTGTTCGGCGTGGTGGGTTATCTGTTCAAGAAGCTGCAGTACCCCCTGGCCCCGCTGGTGCTGGCCCTGGTGCTGGGCGATCGCGCCGAAGACGCCTTCCGCCAGACCATGCTGATTTCCTCCGGCAGCCTGAGTGTCTTCTGGTCCAACGGCCTGGTCGGCAGCATCGTCGCCCTGGCTTTGGTCGCCCTGTTCTGGCCGCTGATCTCGGCGGCCTTCACGCGCCTGCGCAAGCACCGCAGCAACCTGTCGCCACGCTATCCATGACTACGCCCCCCGCTTCGGTCGCGCCGCGGCCCGTGCGCCTGATGCCCTATGCCGCAGGCGCGGCCCCTGCCCTGGCCACGCAGTTGCGCAAGGCCTTGCGCGGCGACGTGCTGTTCGACGGCGCCAGCCGCGGCCGCTACGCCACCGACGCCTCCATTTACCAGATCGCGCCCATCGGGATCGTGGTGCCGCGCGACCAGGCCGACCTGGCCGCCGCCCTGG is from Bordetella bronchialis and encodes:
- a CDS encoding tripartite tricarboxylate transporter permease, which codes for MQELSALWDGFGVVMSWGNVGLMMVGILLGIVVGVLPGLGGPNGVAILLPLTFSMHPTSAIILLSCIYWGALFGGAITSILFNIPGEAWSVATTFDGYPMAQQGRAGQALTSAFTGSFFGALVGVLLITFLAPAVARFALRFGPAEFFSVYLLTFCSFIGMGRESKPKIIIAMGIGFALAAVGMDTVSGDLRMTFGSSELLRGFDFLVAVIGLFGIGEILLTMEEGVAFKGKKAAIDLKVVFKTWAGLPRYWLVLLRSAAIGCWLGVTPGGAIAASFMGYGVAKKFAKDPDSFGKGNVEGVLAPETAAHAAGTSALLPMLALGIPGSATAAVLLGGLMIWGLQPGPLLFAEQKEFVWGLIASMYLGNLAGLFVVLCTVPLFAAILRIPFSIVAPMILVVCAIGAYTVHNAGFDIWLMLVFGVVGYLFKKLQYPLAPLVLALVLGDRAEDAFRQTMLISSGSLSVFWSNGLVGSIVALALVALFWPLISAAFTRLRKHRSNLSPRYP